Proteins from a genomic interval of Papaver somniferum cultivar HN1 chromosome 4, ASM357369v1, whole genome shotgun sequence:
- the LOC113362819 gene encoding NAC domain-containing protein 83-like translates to MENKQLNFVKNGVIRLPPGFRFHPTDEELVVQYLKRKVFACPLPASIIPELNVCKQDPWNLPGDSEQERYFFSMREAKYPNGNRPNRATGAGYWKATGNDRKIVAFRSNQIVGMKKTLVFYRGKPSNGTRADWIMHEYRLVDPGTTASNILQRKNLTQNSLLQIGDWVLCRIFLKKRNSKTDEEISEPCKENKVNSVMEMAIRPRFIDFMMQEKMNQSPCSSSCSSSASSGITEEVSSANKENSCSSSSSYRRDNSNQT, encoded by the exons ATGGAGAATAAGCAACTCAATTTTGTTAAAAATGGTGTCATTAGATTACCTCCCGGTTTCCGGTTCCACCCTACCGATGAAGAACTCGTCGTTCAGTATCTAAAACGTAAAGTTTTCGCTTGCCCATTGCCTGCTTCAATCATTCCTGAGCTCAATGTTTGCAAACAGGATCCTTGGAATCTGCCTG GTGATTCGGAACAAGAGCGATATTTCTTTAGTATGCGAGAAGCGAAGTACCCGAACGGGAACAGACCAAACAGAGCGACGGGTGCTGGTTATTGGAAGGCAACCGGAAATGACAGGAAAATTGTAGCTTTTAGAAGCAACCAAATAGTTGGAATGAAGAAAACTCTAGTATTCTACAGAGGAAAGCCATCAAATGGCACTAGGGCTGACTGGATCATGCATGAATATCGCCTTGTCGATCCAGGAACTACAGCTTCCAATATCTTACAGAGAAAAAACTTGACCCAA AACTCCCTGCTGCAAATTGGAGACTGGGTTCTATGTCGCAttttcttaaagaaaagaaacagTAAAACCGACGAAGAAATCAGTGAACCATGCAAGGAGAACAAAGTTAACAGTGTTATGGAAATGGCTATCAGGCCTAGATTCATTGATTTCATGATGCAAGAAAAGATGAATCAAagtccttgttcttcttcttgctcttcttcTGCCTCGAGTGGGATAACCGAAGAAGTTTCATCTGccaataaagaaaatagttgctcCTCATCATCTTCTTATAGAAGAGATAATAGTAATCAAACATGA
- the LOC113362817 gene encoding uncharacterized protein LOC113362817 isoform X3 — MLMARASSKFAVINQKPTRQTCLPLMEMKRSRKFCTSLKAIRLKSSETRGTRSLEKEEALLGKKTKQTPLGTFKVLSYNVCFWDLELRERMEAIGDLIQLHSPDVVCLQEVTQEMYHIFKQSTWWWKAYRCSASYDFENVKPYFCMQLSKLTVKSYSCTPFSNSKMGRELCLTEIQVGGGRSKQLVIATSHLESPCPAPPTWTQMYSKERVAQAKEAMSILKGWPNVIFCGDINWDEKKDGPFPLPEGWVDAWTELKPGDSGYTYDTKSNQMISANWPLRMRLDPFVCNFQDFKICEIEMIGMEAIPGLSYRKEKKLRGQLQELMLPVLPSDHYGLLLTIMKLWSRLYNLSLDSLEGILFS; from the exons ATGTTAATGGCACGGGCTTCTTCCAAATTTGCTGTTATAAACCAAAAGCCAACTCGGCAGACGTGTCTTCCACTAATGGAGATGAAAAGGTCTCGGAAATTCTGTACCTCGTTGAAGGCGATTcgtctaaagagctctgaaactcGGGGAACAAGATCATTGGAAAAAGAGGAAGCTTTATTAg GGAAGAAGACTAAACAAACGCCGTTGGGTACATTTAAGGTTTTGAGTTATAATGTCTGTTTTTGGGACTTAGAATTGCGCGAGAGGATGGAAGCAATTGGTGATCTCATTCAACTACATTCGCCTGATGTTGTATGTTTACAAGAGGTTACACAAGAAATGTACCACATTTTCAAACAGTCCACCTGGTGGTGGAAAGCATATCGATGTTCGGCTTCATATGATTTCGAGAATGTCAAACCTTATTTCTGTATGCAG TTGAGCAAATTAACAGTAAAATCTTATAGCTGTACACCCTTCAGCAACTCTAAAATGGGGAGAGAGTTATGTTTGACTGAGATTCAAGTTGGTGGTGGAAGGAGCAAGCAATTGGTCATTGCTACTAGCCATCTTGAAAGCCCTTGTCCTGCCCCACCAACATGGACTCAGATGTACAGCAAAGAACGCGTAGCTCAAGCAAAAGAAGCCATGTCGATTCTGAAGGGTTGGCCAAATGTCATATTTTGTGGCGACATTAACTGGGATGAGAAGAAGGATGGTCCGTTTCCATTGCCTGAAGGATGGGTCGATGCTTGGACAGAGCTGAAGCCTGGAGATAGCGGATACACCTACGATACCAAGTCAAATCAGATGATATCTGCCAATTGGCCACTGAGGATGCGATTAGATCCGTTTGTTTGCAATTTTCAAGATTTTAAAATATGTGAGATTGAAATGATTGGAATGGAAGCAATACCAGGCCTTTCATATCGTAAGGAGAAGAAATTAAGGGGTCAGTTGCAAGAGTTGATGCTCCCTGTTTTGCCTAGTGATCATTATGGATTGCTCTTAACTATCATGAAACTGTGGTCGAGGTTGTATAATTTGTCGCTAGATTCTTTAGAGG GTATACTTTTCTCCTGA
- the LOC113362817 gene encoding uncharacterized protein LOC113362817 isoform X1, whose protein sequence is MLMARASSKFAVINQKPTRQTCLPLMEMKRSRKFCTSLKAIRLKSSETRGTRSLEKEEALLGKKTKQTPLGTFKVLSYNVCFWDLELRERMEAIGDLIQLHSPDVVCLQEVTQEMYHIFKQSTWWWKAYRCSASYDFENVKPYFCMQLSKLTVKSYSCTPFSNSKMGRELCLTEIQVGGGRSKQLVIATSHLESPCPAPPTWTQMYSKERVAQAKEAMSILKGWPNVIFCGDINWDEKKDGPFPLPEGWVDAWTELKPGDSGYTYDTKSNQMISANWPLRMRLDPFVCNFQDFKICEIEMIGMEAIPGLSYRKEKKLRGQLQELMLPVLPSDHYGLLLTIMKLWSRLYNLSLDSLEETRLRQCFALLLYRTRALTWYDPKI, encoded by the exons ATGTTAATGGCACGGGCTTCTTCCAAATTTGCTGTTATAAACCAAAAGCCAACTCGGCAGACGTGTCTTCCACTAATGGAGATGAAAAGGTCTCGGAAATTCTGTACCTCGTTGAAGGCGATTcgtctaaagagctctgaaactcGGGGAACAAGATCATTGGAAAAAGAGGAAGCTTTATTAg GGAAGAAGACTAAACAAACGCCGTTGGGTACATTTAAGGTTTTGAGTTATAATGTCTGTTTTTGGGACTTAGAATTGCGCGAGAGGATGGAAGCAATTGGTGATCTCATTCAACTACATTCGCCTGATGTTGTATGTTTACAAGAGGTTACACAAGAAATGTACCACATTTTCAAACAGTCCACCTGGTGGTGGAAAGCATATCGATGTTCGGCTTCATATGATTTCGAGAATGTCAAACCTTATTTCTGTATGCAG TTGAGCAAATTAACAGTAAAATCTTATAGCTGTACACCCTTCAGCAACTCTAAAATGGGGAGAGAGTTATGTTTGACTGAGATTCAAGTTGGTGGTGGAAGGAGCAAGCAATTGGTCATTGCTACTAGCCATCTTGAAAGCCCTTGTCCTGCCCCACCAACATGGACTCAGATGTACAGCAAAGAACGCGTAGCTCAAGCAAAAGAAGCCATGTCGATTCTGAAGGGTTGGCCAAATGTCATATTTTGTGGCGACATTAACTGGGATGAGAAGAAGGATGGTCCGTTTCCATTGCCTGAAGGATGGGTCGATGCTTGGACAGAGCTGAAGCCTGGAGATAGCGGATACACCTACGATACCAAGTCAAATCAGATGATATCTGCCAATTGGCCACTGAGGATGCGATTAGATCCGTTTGTTTGCAATTTTCAAGATTTTAAAATATGTGAGATTGAAATGATTGGAATGGAAGCAATACCAGGCCTTTCATATCGTAAGGAGAAGAAATTAAGGGGTCAGTTGCAAGAGTTGATGCTCCCTGTTTTGCCTAGTGATCATTATGGATTGCTCTTAACTATCATGAAACTGTGGTCGAGGTTGTATAATTTGTCGCTAGATTCTTTAGAGG AAACCAGATTAAGACAGTGTTTTGCTCTCCTTCTTTATCGGACTCGGGCACTTACATGGTATGATCCGAAGATTTAG
- the LOC113362817 gene encoding uncharacterized protein LOC113362817 isoform X2, translating into MLMARASSKFAVINQKPTRQTCLPLMEMKRSRKFCTSLKAIRLKSSETRGTRSLEKEEALLGKKTKQTPLGTFKVLSYNVCFWDLELRERMEAIGDLIQLHSPDVVCLQEVTQEMYHIFKQSTWWWKAYRCSASYDFENVKPYFCMQLSKLTVKSYSCTPFSNSKMGRELCLTEIQVGGGRSKQLVIATSHLESPCPAPPTWTQMYSKERVAQAKEAMSILKGWPNVIFCGDINWDEKKDGPFPLPEGWVDAWTELKPGDSGYTYDTKSNQMISANWPLRMRLDPFVCNFQDFKICEIEMIGMEAIPGLSYRKEKKLRGQLQELMLPVLPSDHYGLLLTIMKLWSRLYNLSLDSLEGKNTSAPIFSMAVSSTFCKA; encoded by the exons ATGTTAATGGCACGGGCTTCTTCCAAATTTGCTGTTATAAACCAAAAGCCAACTCGGCAGACGTGTCTTCCACTAATGGAGATGAAAAGGTCTCGGAAATTCTGTACCTCGTTGAAGGCGATTcgtctaaagagctctgaaactcGGGGAACAAGATCATTGGAAAAAGAGGAAGCTTTATTAg GGAAGAAGACTAAACAAACGCCGTTGGGTACATTTAAGGTTTTGAGTTATAATGTCTGTTTTTGGGACTTAGAATTGCGCGAGAGGATGGAAGCAATTGGTGATCTCATTCAACTACATTCGCCTGATGTTGTATGTTTACAAGAGGTTACACAAGAAATGTACCACATTTTCAAACAGTCCACCTGGTGGTGGAAAGCATATCGATGTTCGGCTTCATATGATTTCGAGAATGTCAAACCTTATTTCTGTATGCAG TTGAGCAAATTAACAGTAAAATCTTATAGCTGTACACCCTTCAGCAACTCTAAAATGGGGAGAGAGTTATGTTTGACTGAGATTCAAGTTGGTGGTGGAAGGAGCAAGCAATTGGTCATTGCTACTAGCCATCTTGAAAGCCCTTGTCCTGCCCCACCAACATGGACTCAGATGTACAGCAAAGAACGCGTAGCTCAAGCAAAAGAAGCCATGTCGATTCTGAAGGGTTGGCCAAATGTCATATTTTGTGGCGACATTAACTGGGATGAGAAGAAGGATGGTCCGTTTCCATTGCCTGAAGGATGGGTCGATGCTTGGACAGAGCTGAAGCCTGGAGATAGCGGATACACCTACGATACCAAGTCAAATCAGATGATATCTGCCAATTGGCCACTGAGGATGCGATTAGATCCGTTTGTTTGCAATTTTCAAGATTTTAAAATATGTGAGATTGAAATGATTGGAATGGAAGCAATACCAGGCCTTTCATATCGTAAGGAGAAGAAATTAAGGGGTCAGTTGCAAGAGTTGATGCTCCCTGTTTTGCCTAGTGATCATTATGGATTGCTCTTAACTATCATGAAACTGTGGTCGAGGTTGTATAATTTGTCGCTAGATTCTTTAGAGGGTAAAAATACGAGTGCCCCTATTTTCTCTATGGCAGTCTCTTCTACATTTTGTAAAGCATAG
- the LOC113362817 gene encoding uncharacterized protein LOC113362817 isoform X4: MLMARASSKFAVINQKPTRQTCLPLMEMKRSRKFCTSLKAIRLKSSETRGTRSLEKEEALLGKKTKQTPLGTFKVLSYNVCFWDLELRERMEAIGDLIQLHSPDVVCLQEVTQEMYHIFKQSTWWWKAYRCSASYDFENVKPYFCMQLSKLTVKSYSCTPFSNSKMGRELCLTEIQVGGGRSKQLVIATSHLESPCPAPPTWTQMYSKERVAQAKEAMSILKGWPNVIFCGDINWDEKKDGPFPLPEGWVDAWTELKPGDSGYTYDTKSNQMISANWPLRMRLDPFVCNFQDFKICEIEMIGMEAIPGLSYRKEKKLRGILFS; this comes from the exons ATGTTAATGGCACGGGCTTCTTCCAAATTTGCTGTTATAAACCAAAAGCCAACTCGGCAGACGTGTCTTCCACTAATGGAGATGAAAAGGTCTCGGAAATTCTGTACCTCGTTGAAGGCGATTcgtctaaagagctctgaaactcGGGGAACAAGATCATTGGAAAAAGAGGAAGCTTTATTAg GGAAGAAGACTAAACAAACGCCGTTGGGTACATTTAAGGTTTTGAGTTATAATGTCTGTTTTTGGGACTTAGAATTGCGCGAGAGGATGGAAGCAATTGGTGATCTCATTCAACTACATTCGCCTGATGTTGTATGTTTACAAGAGGTTACACAAGAAATGTACCACATTTTCAAACAGTCCACCTGGTGGTGGAAAGCATATCGATGTTCGGCTTCATATGATTTCGAGAATGTCAAACCTTATTTCTGTATGCAG TTGAGCAAATTAACAGTAAAATCTTATAGCTGTACACCCTTCAGCAACTCTAAAATGGGGAGAGAGTTATGTTTGACTGAGATTCAAGTTGGTGGTGGAAGGAGCAAGCAATTGGTCATTGCTACTAGCCATCTTGAAAGCCCTTGTCCTGCCCCACCAACATGGACTCAGATGTACAGCAAAGAACGCGTAGCTCAAGCAAAAGAAGCCATGTCGATTCTGAAGGGTTGGCCAAATGTCATATTTTGTGGCGACATTAACTGGGATGAGAAGAAGGATGGTCCGTTTCCATTGCCTGAAGGATGGGTCGATGCTTGGACAGAGCTGAAGCCTGGAGATAGCGGATACACCTACGATACCAAGTCAAATCAGATGATATCTGCCAATTGGCCACTGAGGATGCGATTAGATCCGTTTGTTTGCAATTTTCAAGATTTTAAAATATGTGAGATTGAAATGATTGGAATGGAAGCAATACCAGGCCTTTCATATCGTAAGGAGAAGAAATTAAGGG GTATACTTTTCTCCTGA